From the genome of Segatella hominis, one region includes:
- a CDS encoding GLPGLI family protein, with protein sequence MRRITLLLAAILTVCSLNAQKGNKNEKVVNIDKVNYRITYNGKMVPDTTTVPYNYWESEMRLDIGSKTTHFYDRTKQISDSIMDEQAKTGQYDMSKIPRGGRIHWEFYKNYPSKGQTTLLDKVLGNYYQCTEQLEVPNWQLIPDSTTTIIGYKCLLAKALFKGRTWYAWYSEDIPISEGPWKISGLPGLVLLAYDQNKQYIFNAIGMSTLNGTESITFTEKAREKVTQKELREAKHKFDGAEALKATARKTGFTFKKLPEGAIKALNRSNKGNPIELE encoded by the coding sequence ATGAGAAGAATAACATTATTATTAGCAGCCATACTCACAGTATGCAGCTTGAATGCTCAGAAAGGCAACAAAAATGAGAAAGTGGTCAATATTGACAAGGTAAACTATCGCATCACCTACAATGGGAAAATGGTACCAGATACCACAACAGTTCCCTACAACTATTGGGAGAGCGAAATGCGACTTGACATCGGTAGCAAGACAACTCATTTCTATGATAGAACCAAGCAAATATCCGATTCTATCATGGATGAACAAGCTAAGACGGGGCAATATGACATGAGTAAAATTCCTAGAGGTGGCAGAATCCATTGGGAATTCTACAAGAACTATCCATCAAAGGGGCAAACTACTTTACTGGATAAAGTCCTTGGTAACTATTACCAATGTACAGAACAATTAGAGGTACCAAACTGGCAGCTTATCCCAGATAGCACGACTACCATCATTGGCTATAAATGCCTGTTGGCAAAAGCACTCTTCAAAGGCAGAACCTGGTATGCCTGGTACTCAGAAGACATACCTATAAGCGAAGGACCTTGGAAAATTTCCGGACTACCTGGTCTTGTTCTACTTGCCTACGACCAAAACAAACAATACATATTCAATGCTATCGGTATGAGCACATTGAATGGGACCGAAAGCATAACTTTCACGGAAAAGGCAAGAGAGAAAGTAACACAGAAAGAGTTAAGAGAGGCTAAGCATAAATTTGATGGCGCAGAAGCTCTCAAAGCAACAGCGAGAAAAACTGGATTTACGTTTAAGAAATTACCCGAAGGTGCCATCAAGGCTCTAAACCGAAGCAACAAGGGCAACCCTATCGAACTGGAGTAA
- the gpmI gene encoding 2,3-bisphosphoglycerate-independent phosphoglycerate mutase codes for MAKKALLMILDGWGIGKHDKGDVIFKTPTPYLDYLTAVSAHSTLQTCGEDVGLPKGQMGNSEVGHLNIGAGRVVYQDLVKINKACESGDILKNQEIINAYSYAQKTGKKLHLMGLTSTGGVHSSLDHLFKLIEIGKEYGLKETYVHCFMDGRDTDPKSGKGFIEEVQACCDKNGAHIASIVGRFYAMDRDKRWNRVKEAYDLLVEGKGKQADDMVKAMQESYDEDVTDEFIKPINNSKVDGTIQEGDVVIFINYRNDRAKELTQVLTQQDMPEEGMHTIKDLQYYCMTPYDASFQGVHILFPKENVMNTLGEYLSAQGKKQLHTAETEKYAHVTFFFNGGRETPYEGEDRILVPSPKVATYDLKPEMSAYEVKDKLVGAINTQEYDFIVVNFANGDMVGHTGIYNAIAKAVHAVDNCVKDVIEAAKANDYEAIIIADHGNADHAINEDGTPNTAHSLNPVPFIYVTDNNSATVKDGRLADVAPSILHIMGLEQPADMTGENLIID; via the coding sequence ATGGCAAAAAAAGCTCTTTTAATGATTCTCGACGGATGGGGAATCGGTAAGCATGATAAGGGTGATGTTATCTTCAAGACTCCAACTCCTTATCTCGATTATTTGACAGCAGTTTCAGCACATTCTACTCTCCAGACTTGTGGCGAGGACGTAGGTCTTCCTAAAGGTCAGATGGGTAACTCAGAGGTAGGTCACCTCAACATCGGTGCAGGTCGTGTGGTATATCAGGACCTCGTTAAGATTAACAAGGCTTGCGAGAGCGGTGACATCTTGAAGAATCAGGAGATCATCAACGCTTACAGCTATGCTCAGAAGACAGGTAAGAAGCTCCACTTGATGGGTTTGACTTCTACCGGTGGTGTTCACTCTTCTTTGGATCACCTCTTCAAGTTGATTGAGATCGGTAAGGAATATGGTTTGAAGGAGACATACGTTCACTGCTTCATGGATGGTCGTGATACAGACCCTAAGAGTGGTAAGGGCTTCATCGAGGAGGTTCAGGCTTGCTGCGACAAGAACGGTGCACACATCGCAAGCATCGTAGGTCGTTTCTATGCTATGGACCGTGACAAGCGCTGGAACCGTGTAAAGGAAGCATACGACTTGCTCGTTGAGGGTAAGGGTAAGCAGGCTGACGATATGGTGAAGGCAATGCAGGAGAGCTACGATGAGGACGTAACAGACGAGTTCATCAAGCCAATCAATAACTCTAAGGTTGACGGTACTATCCAGGAGGGTGATGTTGTTATCTTCATCAACTACCGTAACGACCGTGCCAAGGAGTTGACACAGGTATTGACTCAGCAGGATATGCCAGAGGAAGGCATGCACACCATCAAGGACTTGCAGTACTACTGCATGACTCCATACGATGCAAGCTTCCAGGGTGTTCACATCCTCTTCCCTAAGGAGAACGTAATGAACACTCTCGGTGAGTACTTGAGCGCACAGGGCAAGAAGCAGCTCCATACTGCAGAGACAGAGAAGTATGCGCACGTAACATTCTTCTTCAATGGTGGTCGTGAGACTCCATACGAGGGCGAGGACCGTATCCTGGTTCCTTCTCCAAAGGTGGCTACATACGACCTGAAGCCAGAGATGAGCGCTTACGAGGTAAAGGATAAGTTGGTTGGTGCTATCAACACACAGGAGTACGACTTCATCGTTGTTAACTTCGCTAATGGTGATATGGTAGGACACACTGGTATCTACAACGCTATCGCTAAGGCTGTTCACGCTGTTGACAACTGCGTAAAGGACGTTATCGAGGCTGCCAAGGCTAACGATTATGAGGCTATCATCATCGCTGACCACGGTAATGCAGACCACGCTATCAACGAGGACGGTACACCAAACACCGCTCACTCTTTGAACCCAGTTCCATTCATCTACGTAACTGACAACAACTCAGCTACCGTAAAGGATGGCCGTTTGGCAGACGTTGCTCCTTCTATCCTCCACATCATGGGCTTGGAGCAGCCAGCTGATATGACTGGTGAGAACTTGATTATTGATTAA
- a CDS encoding DUF3109 family protein, whose product MKKDELRILQVGNVLVSPDIITEKFCCDLDACKGECCIEGDAGAPVTLDEIMEIENALDVVWDDLSASAQAVIDKQGVAYTDIEGDLVTSIVNGKDCVFTCYQDLQDMNDGHTIPNCCLCALERAYREGKSHFMKPISCALYPIRVKHFGNEVYGINYNKWRICKAAIKKGQELNLPVYKFLEGPLVQRFGQPWYDELCDVASLVQDLDIATD is encoded by the coding sequence ATGAAGAAAGACGAACTGCGTATTCTGCAGGTGGGCAACGTATTGGTTTCACCTGATATCATCACCGAAAAATTCTGTTGCGATCTTGATGCCTGTAAGGGCGAGTGCTGCATCGAAGGCGATGCGGGAGCTCCTGTTACCTTGGATGAAATCATGGAAATAGAGAATGCGTTGGATGTCGTTTGGGATGATTTATCGGCTTCAGCACAGGCTGTTATTGACAAGCAGGGTGTTGCATATACAGATATCGAAGGTGATTTGGTAACAAGTATTGTAAATGGCAAGGATTGCGTGTTTACTTGCTACCAAGACCTTCAGGATATGAATGATGGTCATACGATACCTAATTGCTGTCTCTGTGCTTTGGAACGTGCGTATCGTGAAGGAAAATCTCATTTTATGAAACCTATCTCATGTGCACTTTATCCCATCCGTGTCAAGCATTTTGGTAATGAAGTGTATGGCATTAACTATAACAAATGGCGTATCTGTAAGGCTGCCATTAAAAAAGGTCAGGAATTAAATCTTCCCGTATACAAGTTTTTGGAAGGACCTTTAGTACAGCGTTTTGGTCAGCCTTGGTACGATGAATTATGCGATGTTGCTTCTCTGGTTCAAGATTTAGATATTGCAACAGACTAA
- a CDS encoding tetratricopeptide repeat protein, with amino-acid sequence MKRFIFIICLVFLGIIGISAKKEQTPIHRLILQGDSCMNEHDSFHAIPYYQQYINEHPHDLNVLRKLASCYRLRGDNKKCIACMDSIPNDSLNHEDLRMMFYSYLNLGDKKKVESYGMTIYRKYPYDGEVFATLLQQWNNHGEPEMVSAFALSYVEKRDSTNILINKELAYSLYLQLRYEQAIPRYKKLIADGFDNFESNLVIGLCYYNLEKYREAYTYLNKAAEMKKDNPNMNSLFYLGMTCKKISEQTKNIVEKETLVRHAIINLERSITVAYPRSRGLYVNQQLAELYYYKLEYENAGHAFAQCIEYDDEDDPHNYYNAAQMYIGAKMKPQAKLYLQMFLAKADKLKDEKEKAKLTAKVKEQLKGM; translated from the coding sequence ATGAAAAGATTTATATTCATCATCTGTTTGGTATTCCTTGGAATCATTGGAATATCAGCCAAGAAAGAACAAACTCCCATCCATCGCTTGATACTGCAGGGCGACAGTTGCATGAACGAGCATGACTCGTTCCATGCCATCCCCTATTACCAGCAATATATCAATGAGCATCCACACGATTTGAATGTTCTCAGAAAGCTCGCTTCTTGCTATCGTCTTCGTGGCGACAACAAGAAGTGCATCGCCTGCATGGATAGCATTCCTAACGACAGTCTCAACCATGAAGACTTGCGCATGATGTTCTATTCCTATCTTAATCTTGGCGATAAAAAAAAGGTAGAATCATATGGCATGACTATCTATCGCAAATACCCATACGACGGGGAGGTATTTGCCACCCTACTTCAGCAATGGAACAACCATGGGGAGCCAGAAATGGTTTCAGCTTTCGCCTTGTCGTATGTAGAAAAACGTGACTCCACGAATATTCTCATCAACAAGGAGCTTGCCTATTCGCTCTATTTACAACTTAGATACGAGCAAGCCATCCCTAGATACAAGAAGCTTATAGCCGATGGATTCGACAATTTTGAGTCTAACCTCGTCATAGGATTGTGCTATTATAACTTGGAAAAGTACCGAGAAGCCTATACCTATCTGAACAAGGCGGCAGAGATGAAGAAAGACAACCCAAATATGAACAGTCTCTTCTACTTGGGCATGACTTGCAAGAAGATTTCCGAACAGACTAAGAACATCGTGGAAAAGGAAACCCTGGTAAGACACGCCATCATCAACCTGGAACGGTCTATAACCGTGGCTTACCCTCGCAGTCGTGGACTATATGTAAACCAGCAACTTGCTGAGCTTTATTACTATAAATTGGAATACGAGAATGCAGGTCATGCCTTCGCCCAGTGCATCGAATATGATGACGAGGACGATCCTCACAACTATTACAATGCTGCGCAAATGTATATCGGAGCCAAGATGAAGCCACAGGCCAAACTCTATCTCCAGATGTTCTTGGCAAAAGCTGATAAGTTGAAGGATGAAAAGGAAAAAGCTAAACTTACAGCGAAAGTAAAGGAGCAACTAAAAGGAATGTAA
- a CDS encoding GLPGLI family protein — protein MKKVLLIAWLALYACMLQAQTVNLFDESSIGMGDSIDQVKYQVVYDAEYIYEKKYTKTDTLIGRIEEKMLLQIGNKYSAFYSYPIFQRDSTISANMAKGIPVNFSGNGGQINWKVYKNYPEQGKTAYLDFFAADRYLCIEPMEPIDWQLTDSIDSICGYECHQAIAKFKGRTWIAWYTEDIPIDNGPWKLSGLPGLILKAHDSENDYGFTAVGLTTGKGSIPIYYKGKTFEPIDRKSLTSIYKKYYADPIGYLLQDAKYAAIVKIKDEKGNILKHSKRAEPYNPIER, from the coding sequence ATGAAAAAGGTATTATTAATAGCATGGCTTGCATTATATGCTTGCATGCTCCAAGCTCAAACAGTAAACCTGTTCGATGAATCAAGCATTGGCATGGGAGATTCCATTGATCAGGTAAAGTATCAGGTAGTATATGATGCCGAGTATATTTACGAAAAGAAATATACCAAGACCGACACCCTCATTGGCCGCATCGAAGAGAAAATGCTCTTGCAGATTGGCAACAAGTATTCCGCATTCTACAGTTATCCGATATTCCAAAGAGACTCTACCATCTCCGCAAATATGGCAAAAGGAATACCTGTCAATTTCTCCGGTAATGGCGGACAGATTAATTGGAAAGTATATAAGAACTATCCAGAACAGGGCAAGACTGCCTATCTCGATTTCTTTGCTGCTGACAGATATTTGTGCATTGAACCGATGGAACCGATAGACTGGCAACTCACAGACAGTATCGATTCCATCTGCGGTTACGAGTGCCACCAGGCTATTGCCAAGTTTAAGGGTAGAACATGGATTGCATGGTACACGGAAGACATCCCTATTGACAATGGTCCCTGGAAGTTGAGCGGACTGCCGGGATTGATTCTCAAGGCTCACGACTCCGAGAACGATTATGGATTTACAGCTGTAGGACTCACAACAGGCAAAGGCTCCATACCTATCTATTATAAAGGTAAGACTTTCGAGCCTATCGACCGCAAATCATTGACCTCCATTTACAAAAAATACTATGCCGATCCAATCGGTTATCTGCTTCAAGATGCCAAGTATGCTGCAATTGTAAAGATCAAGGATGAAAAAGGAAATATCCTGAAGCATTCCAAGCGTGCTGAGCCATACAATCCGATTGAAAGATAA
- a CDS encoding uracil-DNA glycosylase, translating to MDVKIEESWRQHIGEEFDKQYFVDLTNFVKEEYLRTPCYPPGRLIFNAFNLCPFDDVKVVIIGQDPYHEPGQAMGLSFSVPTGIAFPPSLINIFKEIQMDLGTPMPQSGDLTRWAKQGVLLLNATLTVRAHQAASHQRKGWEEFTDAAIKALSKDKEHLVFILWGGYARSKANLIDMSKHLILESVHPSPLSANRGGWFGNHHFSRCNAYLQQNGIAPIQW from the coding sequence ATGGACGTAAAGATAGAAGAAAGTTGGAGACAGCATATAGGAGAAGAATTCGACAAGCAGTATTTTGTTGACCTCACAAACTTCGTAAAAGAGGAATACCTTCGTACACCCTGTTATCCTCCTGGTCGCTTGATTTTCAATGCCTTCAATCTTTGTCCTTTCGATGATGTGAAGGTGGTGATTATCGGGCAGGACCCTTACCATGAGCCGGGACAGGCGATGGGATTGAGTTTCTCTGTGCCTACGGGTATTGCTTTCCCTCCATCACTCATCAACATTTTCAAGGAAATCCAGATGGATCTCGGCACTCCTATGCCTCAGTCGGGCGACTTGACTCGATGGGCTAAACAGGGAGTACTGCTTCTCAATGCCACGTTGACCGTTCGTGCCCATCAAGCGGCAAGTCATCAGCGCAAAGGCTGGGAGGAGTTTACCGATGCTGCCATCAAGGCGCTCAGCAAGGATAAGGAGCACTTGGTGTTTATCCTTTGGGGTGGTTATGCCCGTAGCAAGGCTAACCTCATCGATATGAGCAAGCACCTGATATTGGAAAGTGTGCATCCTTCGCCATTATCTGCCAACAGAGGCGGATGGTTTGGCAATCATCATTTCTCCCGCTGCAATGCGTATCTGCAGCAGAACGGGATTGCGCCTATCCAATGGTAG
- a CDS encoding GLPGLI family protein, giving the protein MKKILMILAAILALGSLTAKAQMRSGVDTLTLDQVKYRITYDAKQVNDTTEIPYIYRKAQMRLDIGSNITHFYNQSEEQWEQQVLQMMFSGGVIDLRKAEPVKCMDFEFLKNYPKNGQTLFQDSWALRTYHCIEKAETPDWQLIPDSTTTIIGYHCQLAKTNFKGRTWLAWYAEDIPVSEGPWKLCGLPGLILRAYDAQQQFYLNAIGLEDLKGKETLKYAKPEEAEKVSQSDLTKIKLRDDGSEMLRDEKWTDENGKPIKPKARKRVFNPIER; this is encoded by the coding sequence ATGAAAAAGATTCTAATGATTCTTGCAGCCATCCTCGCCTTAGGCAGCCTGACCGCAAAAGCACAGATGAGATCGGGCGTGGACACGCTCACCCTCGACCAAGTGAAGTATCGCATCACCTACGATGCAAAACAGGTGAACGACACCACAGAAATACCGTATATCTATCGCAAGGCACAGATGCGACTCGACATCGGTAGCAACATCACTCACTTCTATAACCAGTCCGAGGAGCAATGGGAACAGCAAGTCTTACAAATGATGTTTTCAGGCGGTGTCATTGACCTAAGAAAAGCCGAGCCGGTAAAATGCATGGACTTTGAATTCCTCAAGAACTACCCAAAGAACGGTCAGACCCTATTTCAAGATTCGTGGGCTTTGAGAACCTATCACTGCATCGAAAAGGCCGAAACTCCTGATTGGCAACTCATCCCAGACAGCACCACAACCATCATCGGCTATCATTGCCAACTCGCCAAGACCAACTTCAAGGGAAGAACTTGGTTAGCTTGGTATGCTGAGGATATCCCTGTGTCAGAAGGTCCTTGGAAGCTCTGCGGTCTGCCTGGTCTCATACTCCGTGCCTACGATGCACAGCAACAATTCTATCTCAACGCCATCGGACTGGAAGACCTGAAAGGCAAGGAGACTCTCAAATACGCCAAGCCAGAAGAGGCAGAGAAAGTTTCCCAGTCTGACCTCACCAAAATCAAGCTGAGAGACGATGGAAGCGAGATGCTAAGAGATGAAAAATGGACAGATGAGAATGGAAAACCTATCAAACCAAAAGCAAGGAAACGTGTATTCAATCCAATCGAGCGATAG
- a CDS encoding type II toxin-antitoxin system HipA family toxin produces MKHIESLAVKYHQEKVGTLSLSADGKVCTFEYDNQWLASGFSISPLELPLKPGLFIAKATPFNGNFGIFEDSLPDGYGRYLLHKALLKEGINDFELSAIDRLSIVGNGGMGALTYEPITSIQTGHEIEDFDLLQAKALEVLKEQQDNDAGLLLYNSGNSGGCRPKAIFTNGDGHWLVKFRHTYDPQDMGKQEYHYNKIAKQCGIQVPDFKLVNNKYFACRRFDISQTGERIHVATAGALLNVPLSNPILDYLNLLALTGYLTQSQEDVEEMFRRMVFNYIMDNKDDHCKNFSFLVQKESDGKWHWHLAPAYDLTHCTEGYNGEHATSVNGTGHPTVEDMIAVGVKNKMKEKKCREIYEEISLQVKSGENIS; encoded by the coding sequence ATGAAACATATAGAATCTTTAGCCGTGAAATATCACCAGGAGAAAGTCGGCACACTGTCATTGAGTGCCGATGGAAAGGTATGCACATTCGAGTATGACAATCAGTGGTTGGCATCTGGCTTTAGTATATCTCCGTTGGAATTGCCACTGAAGCCTGGTCTTTTCATTGCCAAAGCCACCCCTTTCAACGGGAACTTTGGCATCTTCGAAGACAGCCTTCCCGATGGATATGGTAGATACCTATTGCATAAAGCCTTGCTAAAAGAGGGTATCAACGACTTTGAGCTATCTGCTATCGACCGACTGAGCATCGTGGGCAATGGAGGTATGGGCGCATTGACCTACGAACCTATAACTTCTATCCAGACAGGACACGAGATTGAGGACTTTGACCTTTTACAAGCCAAAGCCTTGGAAGTATTAAAGGAGCAACAGGATAATGACGCAGGATTATTATTATATAATAGTGGTAATAGTGGCGGTTGTCGCCCGAAAGCCATTTTTACAAATGGGGATGGTCATTGGTTGGTCAAGTTTCGCCATACCTATGACCCACAAGATATGGGAAAGCAAGAGTATCATTATAACAAGATAGCCAAGCAATGTGGTATCCAAGTACCCGACTTCAAACTGGTAAACAACAAGTATTTTGCCTGCCGTCGCTTCGACATTTCTCAAACAGGCGAACGCATTCACGTAGCCACAGCTGGAGCCTTGCTCAACGTTCCCCTTTCCAACCCCATTCTCGATTATCTCAACCTTTTGGCGCTTACAGGTTATCTTACTCAGAGCCAAGAGGATGTGGAAGAGATGTTCCGCCGCATGGTTTTTAATTACATAATGGACAACAAGGACGACCACTGCAAGAACTTCTCTTTCTTGGTTCAGAAAGAGAGCGATGGCAAATGGCATTGGCATTTAGCCCCAGCCTACGACCTCACCCATTGCACCGAGGGATATAATGGTGAACACGCAACATCTGTAAATGGGACTGGGCATCCGACCGTAGAGGATATGATTGCCGTTGGCGTAAAGAATAAAATGAAGGAAAAGAAATGCCGCGAAATCTACGAAGAGATATCTTTACAGGTTAAGTCTGGTGAGAATATCTCTTAA
- a CDS encoding helix-turn-helix domain-containing protein, whose amino-acid sequence MNSNSKLKIVWMVCGVAIVLLFCTQAYWLHLQCQYSLDQQVEQFKKDCDEVLAQDLKNRKKLQENSSTKGRRDTVMLKVESEYDMKKGCSRTTLSFWNNHRFLVRLNDPDLTGDDAYLIISRYLAYIGKHPSLASYQRLLYDKGYGKISSFRHLDYKTVFLNAKYDVEGRWSRVVMVKYQTNPMFRQGISFQVPIPITRTLKAMMWQLIGSVFLFFILIGCLYYLVKTIVFQKRIDGIRHEFLKNMIYELKQPKEGGKGEESAVFIGSIAFYYAQNELQCGNSRVVITSRQAEILKLLAENQNQLVERDFILNEVWGDDSYSNSLALNVQITYLRRALNLDGKVSIEAVIKKGYILRTC is encoded by the coding sequence ATGAACAGTAACAGTAAGCTGAAAATAGTATGGATGGTATGTGGAGTAGCAATCGTATTGTTGTTCTGCACGCAGGCTTATTGGCTTCATCTTCAATGTCAATATAGCTTAGACCAGCAGGTAGAGCAATTCAAGAAGGATTGTGATGAAGTGTTAGCACAAGATTTGAAGAATAGAAAAAAGTTGCAGGAAAATTCATCTACGAAAGGTAGAAGAGATACGGTTATGCTCAAGGTAGAATCTGAATATGATATGAAGAAGGGATGTAGCCGTACAACGCTTTCTTTTTGGAACAATCATCGCTTTCTTGTCCGTTTGAATGATCCTGATCTTACGGGTGATGATGCTTATCTCATCATTAGCAGATATCTGGCTTATATAGGTAAGCATCCCTCGTTGGCTTCTTATCAAAGATTACTGTATGATAAGGGATATGGGAAGATATCCTCTTTTCGACATCTGGATTACAAGACCGTCTTCCTGAATGCAAAATATGATGTCGAAGGTAGATGGTCACGTGTGGTGATGGTGAAGTATCAGACGAACCCAATGTTTCGCCAAGGTATTTCTTTTCAGGTGCCTATTCCTATTACTCGAACGCTCAAAGCCATGATGTGGCAATTGATAGGAAGCGTCTTTCTCTTTTTCATCTTGATAGGATGTCTGTATTATCTGGTTAAGACCATAGTCTTCCAGAAACGCATTGATGGCATTCGCCATGAGTTCCTGAAGAATATGATTTATGAGTTGAAGCAACCGAAAGAAGGCGGCAAAGGTGAAGAATCTGCTGTTTTTATCGGTTCCATTGCTTTCTACTATGCGCAGAATGAACTGCAATGTGGTAATTCCAGAGTAGTCATCACATCTCGTCAAGCTGAAATTCTGAAGCTTCTTGCCGAGAACCAGAACCAGCTTGTAGAGCGGGATTTCATACTGAATGAAGTATGGGGTGATGATTCATACTCCAATTCCCTTGCCCTGAACGTGCAGATTACCTATCTTCGCCGGGCATTGAACCTGGATGGAAAGGTAAGTATCGAAGCTGTCATCAAGAAGGGATATATCCTGCGAACCTGTTGA
- a CDS encoding helix-turn-helix domain-containing protein — MQETNNILAILDNYLHDNPDEIAKEMANDFRRRRIEKNLTREQVADKSGVAVSNITRFEQKGLISLKNLIGIAIALDYTSEIKNVFSQPKYSTMEELQQIKRNANKKKAYRQ, encoded by the coding sequence ATGCAAGAAACGAATAATATATTAGCAATATTAGATAACTACCTCCACGACAATCCTGATGAGATTGCAAAGGAGATGGCAAACGACTTCAGAAGACGAAGAATAGAGAAGAATCTGACACGTGAGCAAGTGGCAGACAAGTCAGGTGTTGCCGTCAGCAACATCACCAGATTCGAGCAAAAGGGCCTCATCTCCCTCAAAAATCTGATAGGTATCGCCATAGCTTTGGACTACACCTCAGAAATCAAGAACGTCTTCTCGCAACCCAAGTACTCCACCATGGAGGAGTTGCAACAGATAAAAAGAAACGCTAACAAGAAAAAGGCTTACAGACAATGA